Sequence from the Nitrospirota bacterium genome:
ATACGAACCTATTGATATCTCAGGAGACGCAGGCCTCAGGATATGGGGCGATGGGCTGCCTGAGCTTTTTGCGAATGCCGCGGAAGGGATGTTTAATCTCATTACAGATGTCTTAAATGTAACAGGACCGGAAGAAAGGGAAGTTGCCGTCCGCGCTGAAAGTATTGAAGATTTGCTCATCAAATGGCTCAACGAGCTTGTCTTCCTCTTTGATACATTCGGCCTTGTTGGAAAGTCATTTGATATAAGGATTGAAAACACCTCGCTGAAGGCAAAGATCTCAGGCGGGATCTTTAATCCTCAGGCCAATGAAAGCAGGCTGCTTATCAAGGCCGCCACATATCACAACCTGTCGGTAAGAAAGATCAATTCAAAGTGGGAGGCTGTGGTAATATTTGATATATAGTCAAAGAGAAATGAAGGAAGTGAGATCATGACCATTGAGGGATTACATAGAATTGACGCCACGAGGCTTGAGGTGCCGAAGGGCTACAAGGCCGGAATGAGGACGAACGGAATTATTTATATTGATGAGGTCCTTGAGAAAGAACTTGAGAAAGAGGCCATTGAGCAGGTCGCAAACGTTTCCACACTCCCGGGGATTGTCGGTTCATCGCTCGCAATGCCTGATATTCATACAGGGTACGGTTTTACCATAGGAGGCGTTGCCGCGTTCGATCTGAAAGAGGGGATCATTTCTCCGGGTGGAGTTGGTTATGACATCAATTGCGGGGTCAGGCTTTTGAGGACCAATCTTGCCAGAGAAGAGGTCGCTCCGAAGATCAAAGAGCTTATCGAGGGCTTTTACAGGGACATCCCGACAGGCGTAGGGTCGAAAGGGAAACTGCGTTTGAATTCCGAAGAACACAGAAAGGTCCTTCTGCAAGGAGCGCGCTGGGTAGTGGAGCAGGGTTTCGGAGAAAAGGAAGACCTCATTCACGCGGAGTCTGGGGGATGCATCGACGGGGCGGACCCCGGCCTGATCAGCGACAAGGCTTATGAGCGCGGCAGGTCGCAGCTCGGAACTCTCGGCTCAGGCAACCACTTTACGGAGATCCAGTACGTTGACGAGATTTACGATGAGAAGATCGCCAATGCCCTCGGTTTGTTTAAGACCCAGATCACAGTTATGATCCATACAGGCTCGCGCGGTTTCGGCCACCAGGTGTGCACGGACTTTCTTGAAGTAATGCAGAGGTCGGCGGCAAAATACAAGATTGAGCTGCCGGACAGGGAGCTTGCCTGCGCGCCCTTTGACAGCCCTGAGGCAAGGGACTACTTAGCGTCAATGAGGGCTGCCGCGAATTTCGCATGGGCCAACAGGCAGTTCATTATGTACTGGGTGAAGGAGTCCTTCATGAATGTCTTTGGCACAGGGCCGAAAATGATCGGCATGAGCCTGATATATGATGTTGCGCACAACATTGCAAAGGTGGAGGAGCACATTGTCAACGGGCAAAAGAGAAAACTTGTGATACACCGCAAAGGCGCAACAAGG
This genomic interval carries:
- a CDS encoding archease; its protein translation is MKKYEPIDISGDAGLRIWGDGLPELFANAAEGMFNLITDVLNVTGPEEREVAVRAESIEDLLIKWLNELVFLFDTFGLVGKSFDIRIENTSLKAKISGGIFNPQANESRLLIKAATYHNLSVRKINSKWEAVVIFDI
- a CDS encoding RtcB family protein, producing MTIEGLHRIDATRLEVPKGYKAGMRTNGIIYIDEVLEKELEKEAIEQVANVSTLPGIVGSSLAMPDIHTGYGFTIGGVAAFDLKEGIISPGGVGYDINCGVRLLRTNLAREEVAPKIKELIEGFYRDIPTGVGSKGKLRLNSEEHRKVLLQGARWVVEQGFGEKEDLIHAESGGCIDGADPGLISDKAYERGRSQLGTLGSGNHFTEIQYVDEIYDEKIANALGLFKTQITVMIHTGSRGFGHQVCTDFLEVMQRSAAKYKIELPDRELACAPFDSPEARDYLASMRAAANFAWANRQFIMYWVKESFMNVFGTGPKMIGMSLIYDVAHNIAKVEEHIVNGQKRKLVIHRKGATRAFPPGHPELPDAYKHIGQPVIIPGDMGRASYVLIGTERGMAEAFGSTCHGAGRLMSRHQAIRRAKGRSIRREMEDMGIVVRSAGRETLAEEMPEAYKNVSNVVDVVHNAGLSKKVARLRPLGVIKG